Genomic segment of Eremothecium sinecaudum strain ATCC 58844 chromosome VIII, complete sequence:
AGGTATACTGTATTCAAGGAGTATTTCTTACTTTGTGTAGATTATAAATAATTGTAAATATAAATAGGTATAGAAATAATAAAGCCATTGATAGCTTCGAAGATATTAAGAATATTGACAGGTTATCACTTCGTTTGTTAAATGACAAAGCTATTATAGGTTCAATAACAAGTTATTATTTCTATACGACAGGTGGCTTCAATGCAATGTATACCTTCTCTTGAAAGTAATGGTAATGTTACTCTAGCTTCATGAGCCCTTTCAAGTTTTCATAACACAAATAACTAATGGAGACTGCTGGACAAACTTTAGCTAAAGTTGGCAATAGACCCTTGTACAATCCTTGATACCCTTCTCTTTGAACGGTCTTTACAAAAACATCTCTAAATCCTTCATACCGATGTGGATGAGCAAATGTACCTTGAGCTTGCAGTCTCGTTCTTAGCAAATTAATTGGATACACAACCGTGGCACCAACTGTCCCACTGAATGCACCCATCGGCAGGACAACTAAATTGCTTAGAGAAACTTCATCCTCATTGATATTTAATTTAGTTGATTGATGTTTGATGTAAGCGGCTTTCAATGCTGAGAACGTTCCGAGATCCAATGCAGCATATGGGAACACGCCCATTATCCCAACTAAAAAACCTCTATAGAAGGCTCTAAGTCCTCCTTCAAGGTATATATCCTTCGCAGTTTTCATAAGAAGTGGTGTACCTTTCATAGTTTTAGATAATGGTGCACACTGGATGCGAAATTTCAACGTGTCAATAGGATATGCAGCGAACTGTGCCATGATACCACCAATACCTCCTGCTACGTAGGTATTAAATCTTGATAGCTCACTAGGATCTTTAACTCCCGAAAGGGGGGCTAAAAGCTTCTTTGCTAGTTCAAAAGAACCGAATTTAATTGCTGACTCTGGAAACACTTTTATTGCATTTAAACCATTTCCCACATAAAACGCACGTAAACCACCTTGTTTATATAACGATAACGCAGCCTTTATGATGGGTGAGCGTATCTTAGAAATATCGGCCCTCGGATTATGGTGGACCAGTGACTCTTTCGAATTCAGTAACGTTGAAGCCAGATCCGTTCTGGCAATAAGAAAAACTTTGATTCTGTCCAGAGGAGCAGTACAAGTACGAGATATGACACCTGCAAACCCTCCTGCCAAAAAGTAGCCAAATCCTTTAATAAAGTCATTTATGAGCGTCATATCACCCTCTGAGGACAAATCCACATCTTCTTTAAATAAGTAGAAATACGAATAAGCAGTGTTTAATCTGGAGCCTTGTTTCCGGGGCATCAGTAGTAGAAAATCCCTCCATTGATCGTATGTAATATAGCCATTGCTACTATCAACTTGTGTCTTAGGGGACTTACGCTGTAAAAACGCCCATTGAATAAACTGGGTGAACCTGTTGCTAGTCTTTCCATCAACATACGCTACCCGCGCATGCTCTAGATAGTTTGATATTTCTTCCGCACATATCTTACCATCCGAGTCCTTGTCTATCTGTTCGAATCCCTGCTTGATTTGATTCTCGGCAACATCCATATAACGTCGGAAATCCTCTATATCTACAAACGAATCCTTGTTCCAATCAAGTGCTTTAAACAGACACTCTACAGCCTCACGATTTTGACGCAAAGGATGATCCAATAAATTCAAAGCACTTTGAAGCGTATCCAGGTCTACCTTTCCCGTACCATTAATATCCAATCTTGCAAACAGTGCATTTTGGCGCTCTCGTTTTCGTTCTAAACTTTCTTCCGGTATACCCATGCTTCAAGCCCAACTCGTTAACTTCCCAGACTTATGCTCCTGCAACTTTACAGTCCTTCACTATCAACCAACGTCTTACACCTAGTTTAAACAATTATACGCAATCCTTTGTTGCCCTCCTTAGAGAATATTAAGTATATTGTACCAAACTTCTGAGATGGCTATATTATAAACACTTGGTCAAGTATTTTACAGCGAAAAGAAAAGCCGTCGGCGCTCCACGTTCGCTACCAATAATGCAAAACAAGCAAACTCTTCAAAAAAAAACTGACTAAATAATAGAAGAAAACGTATCGAATAGGATTGGAGAAACATCCGACCACTGTCTCTTATAATATCAACTTCTCTACTGTACTTTATTAAGAATATCAACTGTCACTATATACGAAATGATACCAAGGGCCTTTGAGGCCACAAGAGGCCAAAACTGAACAGTTTTTATCATCTTAATCCCGAATGGCAGTGCTTTGAACTGGAATTGTATTGCTCTGGTCCTTCTCATATAAAGCGTTTCTACTAACAACCGCGGCACTATCTGCGCCGCCCTGACAAAGTTTTCACCTCATCGAAAACATTTTCCATTGTTTAAACAAACTCATCGCAATATACAAAGCGTACCTTAGAGAAGAGTTTATGGTCATATATACTGTTCAATCGGTATTGGTAAAACTATGTTAACGTTCCCGCGTATTATTTCAAAAGATTTCTGTGCTAAAAGGTTGCAAGGCGTTATCAGAGCTAAAAGTTCACTCAGAAACTTAGATAGCAATGAAGCTCAGTCAAAAACGGCTGTGCATCAGCCAGATGCCCAAGCCACTACTATGTGTGATGGGTACGAATTCTCCCGACTATTAATGGACTGGAAATCTACAGTTGGTGAAGGTTATAAGGCCACTTGGTTAAACGCTTTGGAAGAGCGTAAGAAACAGGCGGCAAATGGTAATATCATTGATTCTTATCTGTACAAGAATGTTAAACACAATGAAATTGTTTCAAAGAACCAGAGACAGTCGTTCTCTTACTTAAAGCTTCCTTTTAAGGATGATCCTATTACTGCAGACTTCTACTGTAATGCAGCTGGGCGGATGCGTATGGGTCAAATTTTCCAGGATTTGGATGCTTTGGCAGGAAGAATTGCATACCGTCATGTTTTTCCTGCAGAGCCTATCATCGTTACAGCTTCTGTTGATCGTATTTACATGTTGAAGAATTTGGAAAGTATCAAAGATTTCAATTTGGTGTTGTCAGGGGCAGTTGTGTGGTCAGGACGCTCCTCCATGGAAATTGAAATCAAGGCACACGCCCTTAATGGTAAGATCCCTGATACAGTTACACAAGAAAATCTCCAGGACAAAGACTTAATTTTGTCGGCTTGGTTCACATTTGTTGCGAAAGATCCTGAAACTCGCAAGTCGTTCATGATTAATAAGTTGATTCCTTCCACCAATAAGGAGCTGGTTGACTTCAGTTATGCTGATAATCGTAATTCAAGAAAGAGGTTAAGAGCATCAAAAGCTAATTTGTATCTCCACTCCCCATACCCAAGTGAGTCCAATATGATGCACAGAATTTGGACCGCCTCAAATGAAATTGCAGCAATGAAACCAAAACCTAAGAACATCGTTTTCATGAAAGACACTAACATGAAGTCTACCATGTTTATGCAGCCACAATACAGAAACAGGCATTCCTACATGATCTTCGGTGGTTATTTGATGAGACAAACATTCGAGTTAGCATACTGTGCTGCATCATCTGCTTCTCATACTTTACCACGTTTCCTCTGTTTGGACCAAACCACTTTCTGCGCTCCAGTTCCTGTGGGCTCGATCTTGCATATGGATGCTAAAGTTGTGTACACTGAGGATGTAAGACCTAAGGATGTATCCGAGACTTCACCAAGTAAAGTTGAGCATAAAACTGAGGCAGAAAAGAACACTTTCGCTAACTTGCAAGCACCACCATTTAACACTGTATCCGAGGACCCATCTTCCATCCTTTCAAGCCCAGGTACTTTGATCCAGGTTAAGGTTAGCACTCAAGTCCAAGAGTTGGCTTCTGAGAAGAAGACGCAGTCAGGTACATTTGTTTTCTCATTCTTTGCAGTTAAGGATTCTGTTAACCCAAGCGATCCTGTTAACAAGAATGTTGCAGACTCTTTCACTGTTGTTCCAGAAACTTATTCAGAAATGATTGAGTATCTCGACGGCAGAAGACGTACGGAGGACACAGTTTACCATACTGATGTGTTCAAGGGAATGAAGAACACttaaaaaattttaatCCACCGAAAGTGACGACTAGGAAACGAGGCAACAGTTTCTCGAAGCTTTCTCATCACTTGTAAATCGTTCGATTAGATAATATTCTTCACGCTTGATTGCTCTATATTTAGTGGTTTCGATATATATATTACGAAATAGCCACTAGTTGAATACCTAGAAAGCATAAAACTCATTAATAACATATAAATTCCTAAAACCCCTATTTGCAATGCATATCTATTACTAGTCTCTTTCGGGCTCTTGACCTATGGAGTCAACGTTATTGACATCAACACCACCTCTATTAACCAAATTCACCAACCGTTTGGTGTTACGCTTGCCTGTGTTAGACGGCCTGCCTGAGAATCCGTCATGGCTCTCTTTAGGCGTAAACTGGTAAGTGTCACCCTCTTTTACAGGAATAAAATCGGAACCACCGCTACTGCTGGAGATTCGCAGGTCGCAAATATCTGTGTCAGTATTGTAATTTTTACTATCGTGCACCTCGATTAGTGGTGTACGTGTAATAGGACTACTTGGCAATTGCCTATATTGTCTATTCTGTGCTGTGACAAACACAGAATCCCTTGATGGCAATGTAGACTTATTAGGATCATGTACTAAAACGTTAGTAGATTCAATTTCTGTGTTTAATAAATCTGCAGTGGTTACTGTTTGTAGAGACATATAGCTATCTCTTGGTCCAGATAGATTCTTTTGAAGCCCATTATTTTGTTTGGACATATGAGATGGGCATCTCCATGACTTGCGCTTTGAAGGTTCGTCATTATAGTACATTGTTGACTTTTGCTGGTCTCCCAACCCACTTGCGCTGTCAAGTTGACTACTTCCGGGGGTTACCATAACTGTAGTTGTAGTTGAATCAGACCCACTTTGTGGAACTGGAGCTACGCCACCGTTACCATATTCAGTTTTCTCATAGTTGAGAGAACTTCCAGAGGAATTGACTTCTAAATACATGGCATCTAGCATGGCCATTTTTTTAGCGCTTTCGATTGAGTTGGCCTCATCTGAAAAAGGATTTACAGCTTTCTCGTTAGAAGGTAGGCTCTCAGGGTAAGTGTCAAGAAAGGGGTTTGGATGATTCGCTGGGTTTCCAAGTTTCGGTGAACTTATAGGCTTCCTGTCTTTCTCAACATCACCCGCATTCCTTTTATCCTTAGCCTTCGATCGTCTCAATAGCATCAAGAGAACAAACAGCAATATAAGGACCGCTGGGATTGTGATACTACATGCAATTGCAATTGTATGACCAATATTAGAAGTTTTAGTCTCGGGTTTAGGTACTGTAGTTGGAGGACTTTGGACAATTGAAACTTGAGTTTCATCAGGACCGTTTACGCCTTTTATGTTGAAGTTCAATGATTGCTGTATACCATTTCTTTCCGCACGTAGTTGCACTACTATATTTGTGAAGTTCTGCGGTACCATTCCGTGGAAGGTCATGTTAGCATCCTGGAAACTTAACCAAGTAGCGTCAGAATATTCAGCCAAAACTTTAGTTTCTTGCCTGTTCTTGAATTGCGATGGGGATAAATAATATTCAAACCAAGATCCTCTAGTGGCATTCACGTCTGGTATTAAGCTTGTTGCAAATATTTCCTGCTTCGCTTTCACAGAAAAGTCCATATAGACAACGTTAGAGTATTGATCATAAATCGATATGGAAAAACTTGCTTCTGTAGATTCATCAGGAATTTTGCCCATGAGCTTATGGTCATCGTATTTCACCCAAGATGGAGCATTCTCAAGTTGTACTAACCTAATATCAGAATCTTGGATGGGGTTGCTATCCAAGTACACATTCTCAAAAGGAACTGGGTAGCTAAACGAGCCATCTTCAGCAACGTCAATAGCAAGTGTATTTAACAGTTTAGTAGTAAGCTGATGTGCCCCCACACTCAATTCGAACTTAAGCTCAACCCCAGCAAACCCTTCGAGATCGGATGCAATTAAAGTAAAAGAATAATCCAATTCTGGCGCAATATCGGAATTGACAGCAGGAGCAACACCACTAAACTTCAACCCACTCTCGTCAAATCTCAACCATGATGGCAAAGGAGCATGATATAGGGTAGAACGTCCGTAGAAAGCTTTAGGCTGCGCTGCGTCAGTTTCAGCTACAAATATATTCTTGTCAAAAGACAAATCAAACTTGTCACCAGAAGCCAACTTCAAAGCATCCTTACCGTTGGTTGGCCCATGGGTTCTCAAAACTTGGAGGAGGTCGAACGTGCTGTTCAACTGCGGTCCAGGATTCCTAGTTGCTACCAGCTGGTAAGACTTAACCAAAGTCTGCTGATCAGACTCGTCAGTGCCTTGTAGAGTAAAAGTAAAGTACTTAACATCCTCACCGTCCAGAAACTCCGGTCCAACAGTACCACTTAGTATGCGTTTCTCGCTGTCCCAAAATAGCCAATCTGGCCGATCAAAAGTCTCGTAGATTATCTGCGAGATGCCATTCTTAGATTTAAAAGTATCATTTGAAAGTTGCCAACTGAAAGGCTGTCCAACACGAGCAACGGCTGGAAATTGCGTCGATACAGGAAATGCTTCATAAGGTTCACACACTACCAAAGTTGTGACCAGCGTAATTAAAAGCAGAAGGCGCGACATGACAGGCCCTATATTATAACAGAAGGCCAATAGCATAAACTGCTTATGAGGAACAGTGATTAAGCAACTAACTTACTTATCGCCAAAGAAACTACGCTTACAAGGTTGTAGTTCTATGCCGGTCTGAATAAATTAATAACATTCTGTCCCGTTAGTTCTTATAATATGAAGTTAGCAGGCGACCAAATTGATCGCAGAGCCCCCAGATGCACAGAATACGGTCACCTCTCCCATAGGTAAGAATGATGGCCGTGGCACCAATACTTTTGCTCCTAATACGGAAACAATCAGCATTTTTCCTGTTATTCGCGAAATTTACCAGTTTGTATTTATAACGCGACTTCTGTTTTAGAAGCCAGTATTTACGCATACGAGGTTTTATAGGCAGGCAAAAACCTTATATCTGCCTATCGCTGCAGTTTTCGCGGATGAATACCAAGAATGAAGCGTACTGATGAGGATTAAAGGATATTATGGATATTACAGGCATGATTTGTAAGTTTATTGGCAGTTCGACGATCTGCTGGTCACATGATATGCAGATCTACCGGCTAAACGAGTCATGTGCTAATTGATGACGTAAAAGCTTCTGGGTTAACGGTCATGTGACATATATCACGTGAGCCTCTGAGCTGGCCTCTGGCATATATAGAGCTTGGCGTTGTGGCAGAAGGTCGCGGTCGGTGGCGAGTTGGTTGCTGTGCGGCGTTCTGCTTCTTAAAGTGCCTTAGTTGTGTGGCAGGGTAACGGCACTTAGCGATGCGTTTTGTTTCCGCCCCTTTTCAAACTTACAAGTAGAACAGCAGACGTGGGAGAGAGCAATTCGACGCTTGAAAGTATCGGTTATTCTGAGTTATCGTGGAGGTGTAGCTGAAATGCCCAAGTTAGAGCAGTTTGAGATCAAGAAGTATTGGCAAATCTTTACGGGATTGGTGCCTAAAGATAATAAGGTGACACATGATCAGGTTTTGCCAATTCTCCACAATTCCAAGCTAGACAGCTCCATTTTGAATAAGATATGGTTTCTTGCGGACattgatgatgacgatAACTTGGACTTTGAGGAGTTTGTGATTTGTATGCGATTGATTTTTGACATGGTTAACCACAATACGGATTCCGTTCCTGACCGGCTACCTGATTGGTTGATTCCTGGGTCGAAGGCGGACCTAGTGAAAAAACGGGAGTCAGCAAATGAACGAAGATCTGGGTCCTATGAGAGGTCTGATGCCGGCAACAGCTCACCCCCAGAGCTGGAATGGTATATTTCGCCGTCGGATAAAGTACGGTACGAGAGTCTTTATGAACAATGCCGTTCTTCATTGGACGGCGGGGTTACATTCTCTTCATTGTCATCTGTGGCTAATTCTCAGTTTCATAATGTTAGTTCCCGTGATATTGAGCAAGTGTGGAAGCTAGTAAATCCAAAGAACTTTTCAACTATAGACAAAGATCCTGTGCTCTACGTGCTACATATACTAAAACAGCGGAACGATATAGGAGTTAAGATACCAACTATTGTTCCAACTAGTCTCAATAATGTTTTTTCCAAAGAGCGTCAATCCACTGATTACCGTAGTGAAGGCCAAAGTCAAAAGTCAGACAGTTCTCAGCGCAACTCGGGGTCGGAAAGAACTGAGGGCAATAAAGAAAGTAACGATTCCGCAACTAAGGGCACTGACTGGGAGGTCTTGAGTCTTCAAAAAGAGCTTGCTAATTTGGAAAAAGAGCTTGCTGAAGCAGTTGCGAAGACGTCATCCATTAAGCAATCATCATCCAAATTCAAGTTAATACAATCACAATTTGAGGAGCTTTTGAAGTTTAAACAGCATCAAATTTCCAAAGCTTCCGACGCTCCATCCGCACTTAACTTAATTGGTTTAAACGATGACATCGATAGTCTTGAATCGCAGGTTTCGGTTTTGGAGCAGTACAGTGCCAATAGAAGGTCGGAATTGCAACAGTTACGTCAAGAAATTCACAACTTTAGGTAAAGCAAACTAAAGTAGATCAAAACTAAGATACAGACGGTTTTAATTGTGATATTCTTAAAGCGTACTAAGTCACAATAAGATGGCTTAAAAATGTTAAATCTTGTATTAAATACTTACATGTCTGTTACATATCGttaaatttttaaaaaattaatCTCTCTTTCTATCTTACATTTGGTTTCTGTTTGCAGTTCTTGGCTTGGCGCGTATAATATTATCCACTCTCAGTAACACTTCAGCTGCTTCTGATGCAGAACTAACAACAGCTTTTTTCAATTTATAGCTTTCCACAATTCCTAGTTCTTTCATGTCGGCAATCACACCGTTGTCTAGATCCAAACCACTGGTAGTCATACCGTTGTAAACAGCAGACCGCAACTTGGAAACTAATTCGCTGCTGTCAAAACCAGCGTTATCAGCCAAGATAGTTGGTAACTGCCTTAGAGCTCTTGCAAAAGCCTCCACTGCCAAAGACTTCTTTCCGTCCACGTTTTGGGCAACAGTATCGACTGCCTTGGACATAATCATTTCCGCGCAACCACCACCTAATAGTGTTCTTGGCTCTTTGGTGGTCTGAGATAAGACACATAGAGCGTCATGCAAAGATCTTTCTGCCTCATCAAGGACTTGTGAAGTAGCACCTCTTAGGACTACCGTACAAGCATTACTGACTTTACAGCCGCTAAACTTGGTAAAAGTTTCCTCTCCAATCATTACCTCTTCAATCAAGTTACACTCACCTAATTTGCAGTTTTCCGGGTTTTCGAAAGTCGAAACAACTTCACCTCCGGTTACCAAAGCCAATCTTTCTACACCTTCGAAATCTGCATGCTCGATGGAGTTGATTCCCATTTCTGTGAAAAGTTGCTCTGGATAATCGTAGATTAATTGCCTGTTGATGAAAACGTTAATACCAAACTTCGAAATCTTTTCAATCTTGTTCTTCATCTTGTCACGCTCAGCTTTTTCTAATTGGGCCAATTTTGAGGTAGAATCGACCTTGAATTTAGCGCCAAAAATTTTAACCTTATCTGTGTCTAAAGAGGTATTAGCAATCAAAATCTTGGCCTTTTCAATTTTCTTAGGTTGACTACTGCCAAATCTCTTTGGCAATATAAATCCTTCATCCAAGAAGGAGTCCGATAAGTTTCCACCAATGATTTTAATGACCTGAATATGCTCTAAATTCGTCGATCCCTTTAATCTTAAAATGGCATCTGCCGCCAATTTAGAAAAGTGCTCCTTATCTTGTGATAAAATCTTTGAAGAAAGCGTGGTCTTCGCAATGTGAACCAAATCTTCGTAGAATTTACTTTCATTGCTCGAGTTATCAATAGCAGTCTTCTCCAACGCCTTCAAAGACGCATCGCATGCAAGTCTGTAACCTTCTATAATAATCTGTGGATGAATTTTTTGATCAATCAATTTCTCTGCCTCTCGTAATAATTCAGCACCCAATACCGTGACACTAGTTGTTCCATCACCAACTTCGTCATCCTGGACCTTACTTAAATTCACCAAAACCTTAGCAGCTGGGTTATCCAAAGGAATTGACTTTAAAATAGTAGCTCCATCATTTGTAATCAATGATGAATCACTTGATGCACTTTGTAGTAGTTTATCCATACCCTTTGGGCCCAGTGTTGTTTTGACTAAATCACCGACTGCTATAGCGCCAACGAACGCAGACATACGAGCATTCTCTGCTCTTTCCTCCGTAACTTGATCACCAAAGACTTGAACACTCATTATACCAAATTTGACTACTTTCCAAGCTTGAAATAGATACAAATATTTGACTTGTTCTTCATATTTAATATGAATTTTATAACAACGTTTTTAAAGCTTTGGAATTTTTTTTGCCACCGGAAAAACATCTATAAACAAGACTGATCCAATAAGAAACAGACGCACAATATCGTTCTATCAACTGCTTTACATCTTTTATCAAGTAATTATTTCAGGAGTAACACAATTTGTCTTAGTAATTAGCTACATAGTCGTCATTATGCGTTTGTTTCTGGCCAAACTCCATTCATTAAATCTAAATATTGTATGCACGTGATAACTACCTGATAAACTCCTGATCTATCATAACATCGTCTTGATCCACTGCTCCAGCAACTCCTGTTGTGCTTACAACATTCTGCTGCCTAGCTTTCATAAGGACTTTATCGAACTTCTCTATATGTGGCTCGTTTATTCGAATCCCGTCCCTTAAAGAAAATGCCTGTCTACACATTGGGCAAAGTCCCTTTGAGGTAGACGTATTTAGCCATTGGTATATACAATGTACGTGGAAATTATGGTGACAACTCCCTACTATTAAAGGACACTTTTCTCCCGGTAGTTTACAATTTGGGCACGTTCCGTTGTAGCTTGCGCGACAAATACCGCATACATCttcatcctcttcatcttcatcattaAGACTATCGCGTTTTAGTTCTTTTGGCACATCCCAGTACCATGCAGCAACACACTGTATGTTATTAACTTGGATTTGCATTTGTGTTCGAAGCTTTTACTAGTACTAGCCGAGAACTTGTACTAGTAGACATATAATCCAACTCCACAAAACAAAGATAACGATATAAAATTCTACAAGTAAACGTCAGTTTAGAGACTGGAATAACCAATGCACAATCAGTAAAACAGATATCTGAATATGATCTAATAAAAAATAATTTGTTCTTCTCTCTTATAATATCTAAGTGTTTATTAAGTAGTTAGTAGGCGAACTTCAAACTTGCTATCGCTGCTTTCTTGTAATCGATCAAGTAATTTTCCTTCCTCATGAAGAGCAACGATTTCGTCGCTGCCGCCAAGGGAAACACCGTTCACGATTAAATTGGGAACAGTACGTCTTCCCGTCTGCTGTGCAATGTAACTTTGTAGTGCTGCGCCGTTTTCCAGTTTATCCAATTCTACCACTATATAGTGAGGAGTAAATGAGTACTTCTCATGCAATAGAGTTTTCAACCGTAGACTAAATTTACAATATGATTTAGAATATACTACCACGGGAGATCTCTTCATAAATTTCTCATACTCGGCGACCGGATCAAATTGTGTTTGCAGATTTTGATCCTTTTCGTCCTTTCTATCATCACTCGAGTTACTCGAGGGTGAAACTACGATACTAGCCGTTGACTCTAAATCATTGGTTGCTTCGCTAGTTTCGAATCCTTCAACTTGAGGTGGTCTCGGACGAGTACGTTCCTTCAAGGGAGATGGTAGGTCATAAGGAGTCGTGTTAAACGTTGATATAAGGGAAATAAAAGCTAGAAGTGAGAAAGTAGCAGCAAGTAATAACCGCAACTTCACTGGAGAAAGCATAGAATAGCGCCTTTTTATTTGGAACATTGTTAGGCTTTTGTATCTTGTGGgtgatgaggaagaagaagatgatgacATGGCGTTATATTGCGCGCGACAATGGACTATATGATGCTTTTTTGGTATGGTCGGCGAAGAATTACGTTACGTTCAAATGTCCTACATAATATTTGAATAAATCATTCTATATGCAACTTCTCCTAATGTGTCAAATGACTATCGCTTTCATCACAACATTATTTGGTTCTTCGAGTATTTCTATCTATTATCCTTATCTACTGCATTTGTGGCACTCTCGTGAGTCTCCTTCAAGAATCTCAAACGGTCTTTTACGTATTGACACATTTTTGTTCGTTCCTCCACCGAAAGATTCTTGTAATACTGGAACTCCACCATCTCTTGGCAGATATATTTGTTGAGGATATCGAATGCCTCTAGTTCCAAGTCGAAATTCTGTAATTTGTCCAATGAAGTGAAACTACGAATATGGTGGCCATTCTCTATCAAATCGTCACGCGCAGACAACACCCAAGGCTCAAACTTGGGGAAATTACAGTGTGCAAACATGAATGGAATATCGTCGCCCTTTCCATTGCCAAAGTATTGCTTATAAAGTTTTTCTAATGAGTAATCTGGGTCCAATGTAGCCGACTCAAGGTATTTTTCTTTCGCATGCGTTTGTGCTTTCATATAGCCTTTGTAGTCCTCACGGAAATCGTGCTGGAGTATAGCCACGCCACGGAAATTACTTGGATTACCGTCAATCCGGTAGCCCTCAACACCAGGAATGGATTTTACCTGGTAGTATTTCAGTTCGTAAAAGTTGGCACTAGCAATAAACGTCTCCTTGTCACCCTCCCCTGCGGCCTTCTGCGAAAACATTGGGTAGTACCATGTAGGCCCATTGACGTTATAATATAAAGACAACAAAACTGTTGGCAGATGGTAATATTTGTTTATCAATATTTGCCCAGATTCGGTTGAAACATCAGGAACTGTACCTTGGAGATCATGCAAAGGTACTTTGTCAAGATCACTCGATTCAGTGTATACAGATGGCGGTGTAAAATCATCCATGCAGTTACGAACTCTCTCA
This window contains:
- the SAL1 gene encoding Ca(2+)-binding ATP:ADP antiporter SAL1 (Syntenic homolog of Ashbya gossypii AER419W; Syntenic homolog of Saccharomyces cerevisiae YNL083W (SAL1)); translated protein: MGIPEESLERKRERQNALFARLDINGTGKVDLDTLQSALNLLDHPLRQNREAVECLFKALDWNKDSFVDIEDFRRYMDVAENQIKQGFEQIDKDSDGKICAEEISNYLEHARVAYVDGKTSNRFTQFIQWAFLQRKSPKTQVDSSNGYITYDQWRDFLLLMPRKQGSRLNTAYSYFYLFKEDVDLSSEGDMTLINDFIKGFGYFLAGGFAGVISRTCTAPLDRIKVFLIARTDLASTLLNSKESLVHHNPRADISKIRSPIIKAALSLYKQGGLRAFYVGNGLNAIKVFPESAIKFGSFELAKKLLAPLSGVKDPSELSRFNTYVAGGIGGIMAQFAAYPIDTLKFRIQCAPLSKTMKGTPLLMKTAKDIYLEGGLRAFYRGFLVGIMGVFPYAALDLGTFSALKAAYIKHQSTKLNINEDEVSLSNLVVLPMGAFSGTVGATVVYPINLLRTRLQAQGTFAHPHRYEGFRDVFVKTVQREGYQGLYKGLLPTLAKVCPAVSISYLCYENLKGLMKLE
- a CDS encoding HHR074Wp (Syntenic homolog of Ashbya gossypii AER418C; Syntenic homolog of Ashbya gossypii NOHBY531; No homolog in Saccharomyces cerevisiae; Syntenic homolog of Kluyveromyces lactis KLLA0C11385g), which encodes MLTFPRIISKDFCAKRLQGVIRAKSSLRNLDSNEAQSKTAVHQPDAQATTMCDGYEFSRLLMDWKSTVGEGYKATWLNALEERKKQAANGNIIDSYLYKNVKHNEIVSKNQRQSFSYLKLPFKDDPITADFYCNAAGRMRMGQIFQDLDALAGRIAYRHVFPAEPIIVTASVDRIYMLKNLESIKDFNLVLSGAVVWSGRSSMEIEIKAHALNGKIPDTVTQENLQDKDLILSAWFTFVAKDPETRKSFMINKLIPSTNKELVDFSYADNRNSRKRLRASKANLYLHSPYPSESNMMHRIWTASNEIAAMKPKPKNIVFMKDTNMKSTMFMQPQYRNRHSYMIFGGYLMRQTFELAYCAASSASHTLPRFLCLDQTTFCAPVPVGSILHMDAKVVYTEDVRPKDVSETSPSKVEHKTEAEKNTFANLQAPPFNTVSEDPSSILSSPGTLIQVKVSTQVQELASEKKTQSGTFVFSFFAVKDSVNPSDPVNKNVADSFTVVPETYSEMIEYLDGRRRTEDTVYHTDVFKGMKNT
- the AXL2 gene encoding Axl2p (Syntenic homolog of Ashbya gossypii AER417W; Syntenic homolog of Saccharomyces cerevisiae YIL140W (AXL2)); the encoded protein is MLLAFCYNIGPVMSRLLLLITLVTTLVVCEPYEAFPVSTQFPAVARVGQPFSWQLSNDTFKSKNGISQIIYETFDRPDWLFWDSEKRILSGTVGPEFLDGEDVKYFTFTLQGTDESDQQTLVKSYQLVATRNPGPQLNSTFDLLQVLRTHGPTNGKDALKLASGDKFDLSFDKNIFVAETDAAQPKAFYGRSTLYHAPLPSWLRFDESGLKFSGVAPAVNSDIAPELDYSFTLIASDLEGFAGVELKFELSVGAHQLTTKLLNTLAIDVAEDGSFSYPVPFENVYLDSNPIQDSDIRLVQLENAPSWVKYDDHKLMGKIPDESTEASFSISIYDQYSNVVYMDFSVKAKQEIFATSLIPDVNATRGSWFEYYLSPSQFKNRQETKVLAEYSDATWLSFQDANMTFHGMVPQNFTNIVVQLRAERNGIQQSLNFNIKGVNGPDETQVSIVQSPPTTVPKPETKTSNIGHTIAIACSITIPAVLILLFVLLMLLRRSKAKDKRNAGDVEKDRKPISSPKLGNPANHPNPFLDTYPESLPSNEKAVNPFSDEANSIESAKKMAMLDAMYLEVNSSGSSLNYEKTEYGNGGVAPVPQSGSDSTTTTVMVTPGSSQLDSASGLGDQQKSTMYYNDEPSKRKSWRCPSHMSKQNNGLQKNLSGPRDSYMSLQTVTTADLLNTEIESTNVLVHDPNKSTLPSRDSVFVTAQNRQYRQLPSSPITRTPLIEVHDSKNYNTDTDICDLRISSSSGGSDFIPVKEGDTYQFTPKESHDGFSGRPSNTGKRNTKRLVNLVNRGGVDVNNVDSIGQEPERD
- the END3 gene encoding End3p (Syntenic homolog of Ashbya gossypii AER416C; Syntenic homolog of Saccharomyces cerevisiae YNL084C (END3)), translating into MPKLEQFEIKKYWQIFTGLVPKDNKVTHDQVLPILHNSKLDSSILNKIWFLADIDDDDNLDFEEFVICMRLIFDMVNHNTDSVPDRLPDWLIPGSKADLVKKRESANERRSGSYERSDAGNSSPPELEWYISPSDKVRYESLYEQCRSSLDGGVTFSSLSSVANSQFHNVSSRDIEQVWKLVNPKNFSTIDKDPVLYVLHILKQRNDIGVKIPTIVPTSLNNVFSKERQSTDYRSEGQSQKSDSSQRNSGSERTEGNKESNDSATKGTDWEVLSLQKELANLEKELAEAVAKTSSIKQSSSKFKLIQSQFEELLKFKQHQISKASDAPSALNLIGLNDDIDSLESQVSVLEQYSANRRSELQQLRQEIHNFR